The Thunnus thynnus chromosome 22, fThuThy2.1, whole genome shotgun sequence genome includes a window with the following:
- the per1b gene encoding period circadian protein homolog 1b isoform X1 translates to MSYDNSKSVASSNARGRVARAGEKDNDQEAVSEGLNSPKSSNSSSNSSSSSSGGQPSANVSTQEQGSGVGGGSSPSGGSGSGGMSSDRRGLNSDDMDGLSSGNDSGERESEGGMERDSGSRGRQSVHSSHSSSNGKDSGMMLETTESNKSSNSQSLSPPSGSLAYSLLLTSSERDPPSTSGCSSDQSARVQTQKELMKAIKELKLRLPSERKSKGHSSTLNALKYALQCVRQVRANKEYYHQWSVEECHGCSLDLSAFTIEELDNITSEYTLKNTDTFSMAVSFLSGKVVYVSPQGSSVLRCKPECLQGTMFSELLAPQDVSTFYSGTAPCRLPLWASCIGSASPPVDCTQEKSMFCRISADRTQGGEMRYYPFRLTPYQLTIRDSDTSEAQPCCLLIAEKVHSGYEAPRIPPDKRIFTTSHTPSCLFQEVDERAVPLLGYLPQDLVGTPTLLYIHPEDRPTMVAIHEKIFQFAGQPFEYAPLRMCARSGEYLTIDTSWSSFVNPWSRKVAFIVGRHKVRTSPLNEDVFTAPQGCVSRVTTPDIVQLSERIHRLLVQPVHSGGSQGYSSLGSSGSRGSRRSHQQHLSASATSSSDSNGPAMNKAAAAVALHKPMTFQQICKDVHMVKTNGQQSFIESRNRPLPRKNTSTGTTTSLRAINSDPIRSLIVDMTKPLEALVPPPLVQKEPPTGYSYQQINCLDSIIRYLESCNIPNTVKRKCGSSSCTASSTSDDDKQQEANGNTKGGSVSLVGEPPPLPPLTMATKAESVASVTSQCSFSSTIVHVGDKKPPESDIVMEEAPTTPTLAPPITTPTPPARGLTPPTNTSITPPSPLPPLPPPPPPPPPHSQATQPERDSWRSGSGGTAAGGGGGGRRGLTKEVLSAHTQQEEQAFLHRFKDLSKLRVFDQTASSTVRCHTQAANPLSRGVRCSRDYPAAGGTSGHRRGRGGKRLKHQESSDQHSSLGLNGGRRDPRHGTAPGPLNMPPGPLNMPLGPPTSSSSWPSVCSQASIPAPPFAPGMLPIYPVYPPLTQPLPVPDPSRFPPTQMVPPMMALVLPNYMFPQMGAPISQPGANPGHFYNPNFTYPGATPAVVPTAVSNPMSIPGMGAPSRSSTPQSYSQTPADREGAESPLFQSRCSSPLNLLQLEESPSNRLEVATALAASQQAPPSVQGGAAGGQSSPNQRSSDDNSKENENGETNESNQDAMSTSSDLLDMLLQEDSRSGTGSAASGSGSSGTRSSGSGSGSNGCSSSGTSGTSSSQGSHTSKYFGSIDSLENDHSRKQPAGGSSSTGGDGGEEQFIKCVLQDPIWLLMANTDDKVMMTYQLPVRDMETVLREDREALRNMQKQQPRFTEEQKRELSQVHPWIRTGRLPRAINISGCTGCKSPPSVPPAAPFDVEIHEMELCSVLKSQEESASKAKKNLSETAMDEAQPEDEDEEEEVQEKETKTQDSNQDMTTEEQRVTSESVEEKAAGAQPPESDMTH, encoded by the exons ATGAGTTATGACAACTCTAAATCAGTGGCCAGCAGCAACGCTCGGGGGCGAGTGGCAAGGGCCGGCGAGAAAGACAATGACCAGGAAGCTGTGTCCGAAGGGTTAAACTCGCcaaaaagcagcaacagcagcagcaacagcagcagcagcagcagcggcggtcAGCCCAGTGCCAATGTCAGCACTCAGGAGCAAGGAAGCGGAGTCGGAGGAGGCTCCTCTCCCAGCGGAGGGTCGGGATCTGGAGGGATGTCCAGCGACCGAAGGGGACTCAACTCCGACGACATGGACGGCCTCTCCAGCGGGAACGACTCCGGGGAGAGGGAGAGCGAAGGCGGGATGGAGAGGGACAGCGGCTCACGCGGGCGTCAGTCTGTACACAGCTCCCACAGCTCGTCCAATGGCAAGGACTCCGGCATGATGCTGGAAACCACGGAGAGCAACAAGAG CTCCAACTCCCAGAGTCTCTCACCTCCTAGCGGCTCCCTGGCCTACAGCTTGCTGTTGACCAGCTCAGAGCGCGACCCTCCCTCCACATCGGGCTGCAGCAGCGACCAGTCGGCAAGGGTCCAGACCCAGAAAGAGCTAATGAAGGCCATCAAGGAGCTGAAACTCCGCCTGCCATCCGAGCGCAAGTCCAAGGGCCACTCCAGCACTCTAAATGCACTTAAATACGCCCTCCAGTGTGTCAGACAAGTCCGAG CCAACAAGGAGTACTATCACCAGTGGAGTGTGGAGGAGTGCCACGGCTGCAGTCTGGACTTGTCTGCCTTCACAATTGAGGAGCTTGACAACATCACCTCAGAATACACCCTCAAAAACACT gacaCGTTCTCCATGGCCGTGTCATTCTTGTCAGGGAAAGTCGTGTACGTATCACCCCAAGGCTCATCTGTGCTGCGCTGTAAGCCCGAGTGTCTCCAGGGGACCATGTTTTCGGAGCTTTTGGCGCCTCAGGACGTCAGCACTTTCTACAGCGGCACGGCACCCTGCCGTCTGCCGCTCTGGGCGTcctgcatcggttctg CCTCTCCTCCAGTTGACTGCACTCAGGAGAAGTCCATGTTCTGTCGAATCAGCGCAGACCGGACGCAGGGCGGCGAGATGCGCTACTACCCCTTCCGCCTCACACCCTACCAGCTCACTATCAGAGATTCAGACACTTCTGAGGCACAGCCCTGCTGCCTGCTCATCGCTGAGAAGGTCCACTCTGGATACGAGG CTCCTCGGATCCCTCCAGACAAGAGGATCTTCACCACCAGTCACACTCCCAGCTGCCTTTTCCAGGAAGTCGACGAGAG ggcAGTGCCATTGTTGGGCTACCTGCCTCAAGACTTGGTGGGAACCCCCACCCTGCTCTACATCCACCCTGAAGACAGGCCCACCATGGTGGCTATACATGAGAAAA TCTTTCAGTTTGCAGGGCAGCCGTTTGAGTATGCGCCGCTGAGGATGTGTGCCCGCAGTGGGGAATACCTGACCATTGACACCAGCTGGTCTTCCTTTGTCAACCCCTGGAGCCGGAAGGTGGCGTTTATTGTTGGGCGCCACAAAGTCAGAAC GAGCCCACTGAATGAGGACGTGTTCACGGCACCGCAGGGCTGCGTGAGTCGCGTCACCACCCCGGACATCGTGCAGCTGAGCGAGCGGATCCACCGGCTCCTGGTGCAGCCCGTGCACAGCGGCGGCTCTCAGGGCTACAGCTCGCTCGGGTCCAGCGGCTCACGAGGCTCTCGCCGCTCACACCAGCAGCACCTCAGTGCCTCAGCCACCTCCTCCAGCGACAGCAATGGCCCCGCCATGAATAAAGCTGCCGCTGCGGTCGCTTTGCACAAGCCT ATGACGTTCCAGCAGATCTGCAAAGATGTTCACATGGTCAAGACTAACGGGCAACAGTCCTTCATCGAGTCCCGTAACCGGCCACTACCCAGAAAAAACACCAGCACAG GCACAACAACCAGCCTCCGAGCCATCAACAGTGACCCAATCAGAAGTCTGATAGTTGATATGACCAAACCTCTCGAAGCCCTGGTCCCTCCACCGCTTGTACAGAAGGAGCCCCCCACTGGCTACTCATACCAGCAGATCAACTGTCTGGACAGCATCATAAG GTACTTGGAGAGCTGTAACATTCCTAATACGGTTAAAAGGAAATGTGGCTCGTCCTCCTGCACTGCGTCCTCCACATCTGATGATGACAAACAGCAGGAAGCCAATGGAAACACCAAAg GCGGTTCAGTTAGCCTGGTAGGGGAGCCTCCCCCTCTGCCACCACTGACCATGGCCACCAAGGCAGAGAGTGTAGCTTCAGTCACTTCCCAGTGTAGCTTCAGCAGCACCATTGTGCATGTGGGAGACAAGAAGCCTCCTGAGTCAG ACATCGTCATGGAGGAGGCTCCTACCACTCCTACACTTGCTCCGCCTATCACTACTCCAACTCCTCCCGCCAGAGGCCTGACGCCTCCCACTAACACCTCCATtacccctccttctcctcttcctcctcttcctccccctcctcctcctccgcccccACACTCTCAAGCCACTCAACCGGAGAGGGACAGCTGGAGAAGTGGAAGTGGAGgaacagcagcaggaggaggaggtggaggccggCGGGGTCTGACAAAGGAGGTACTCTCCGCCCACAcccagcaggaggagcaggcgTTCCTCCACCGCTTTAAGGACCTCAGCAAGCTGCGCGTGTTTGATCAGACGGCGTCTTCGACTGTGCGCTGCCACACACAAGCTGCCAACCCTCTGTCACGAG GTGTGCGTTGTTCTCGCGACTACCCAGCTGCAGGAGGCACCTCCGGCCACAGACGTGGTCGTGGGGGTAAGAGGCTCAAGCACCAGGAGTCATCTGACCAGCACAGTTCCCTGGGCCTAAACGGGGGCCGCAGAGACCCCAGACACGGCACAGCTCCCGGACCCCTCAACATGCCTCCAGGGCCCCTCAACATGCCTCTCGGACCCCCCACTAGCTCCTCCTCCTGGCCATCTGTGTGCTCCCAGGCCAGCATTCCCGCTCCCCCTTTCGCTCCCGGTATGCTTCCGATCTACCCCGTCTACCCGCCGCTCACACAGCCCTTACCTGTCCCAGATCCATCACGTTTCCCACCTACCCAGATGGTGCCTCCCATGATGGCCCTCGTTCTGCCCAACTACATGTTCCCCCAGATGGGAGCGCCCATTTCTCAGCCAGGCGCCAACCCCGGACACTTCTACAATCCTAACTTTACTTACCCTGGCGCCACCCCAGCCGTCGTCCCCACTGCTGTTTCCAACCCAATGTCCATTCCAGGCATGGGTGCCCCGTCTCGTAGCAGCACCCCCCAGTCCTACAGTCAGACACCTGCTGACCGCGAGGGGGCAGAGTCCCCCCTCTTCCAGTCCCGATGCTCCTCCCCTCTCAACTTGTTGCAGCTGGAGGAGTCTCCCAGCAACCGGTTAGAGGTCGCCACGGCCCTGGCTGCTTCACAGCAAGCCCCACCTTCTGTGCAGGGTGGTGCAGCCGGGGGACAGAGCTCACCCAATCAGAGGAGCTCTGATGATAACTCCAAGGAGAATGAGAAT GGTGAAACTAATGAGTCCAACCAGGATGCCATGTCCACGTCCAGTGACTTGCTGGATATGTTGCTGCAGGAAGACTCCCGCTCAGGCACTGGCTCCGCTGCTTCTGGATCAGGATCCTCAGGCACGAGGTCCTCGGGTTCTGGTTCCGGCTCCAATGGCTGCAGCTCCTCTGGTACCAGCGGCACCA GCAGCAGCCAGGGCAGCCACACCAGCAAATACTTTGGTAGTATTGACTCGCTGGAGAACGACCATTCCCGCAAacagccagcagggggcagcagcagcaccggGGGAGACGGAGGTGAGGAGCAGTTTATCAAGTGCGTCCTCCAGGACCCCATCTGGCTGCTCATGGCCAACACAGATGACAAGGTCATGATGACATATCAACTGCCTGTCAG AGACATGGAGACGGTGCTGCGTGAGGATCGTGAGGCCCTCAGGAATATGCAGAAACAACAGCCTCGCTtcacagaggagcagaagagGGAGCTCAGCCAGGTGCACCCTTGGATCCGCACAGGACGTCTGCCCCGAGCCATCAACATCTCC GGCTGCACAGGCTGCAAGTCTCCACCCTCCGTGCCTCCCGCCGCCCCGTTCGACGTGGAGATCCACGAGATGGAGCTGTGCAGTGTCCTCAAGTCTCAAGAAGAAAGTGCCAGTAAGGCCAAGAAAAACCTATCCGAGACAGCCATGGACGAAGCCCAGCCGGAGGacgaagatgaggaggaggaggtccaagagaaagaaaccaaaacacaagacagCAACCAAGACATGacaacagaggagcagagagtgACCTCAGAGTCTGTGGAAGAAAAGGCAGCGGGGGCTCAGCCGCCCGAGTCTGACATGACTCACTAA
- the per1b gene encoding period circadian protein homolog 1b isoform X2: protein MSYDNSKSVASSNARGRVARAGEKDNDQEAVSEGLNSPKSSNSSSNSSSSSSGGQPSANVSTQEQGSGVGGGSSPSGGSGSGGMSSDRRGLNSDDMDGLSSGNDSGERESEGGMERDSGSRGRQSVHSSHSSSNGKDSGMMLETTESNKSSNSQSLSPPSGSLAYSLLLTSSERDPPSTSGCSSDQSARVQTQKELMKAIKELKLRLPSERKSKGHSSTLNALKYALQCVRQVRANKEYYHQWSVEECHGCSLDLSAFTIEELDNITSEYTLKNTDTFSMAVSFLSGKVVYVSPQGSSVLRCKPECLQGTMFSELLAPQDVSTFYSGTAPCRLPLWASCIGSASPPVDCTQEKSMFCRISADRTQGGEMRYYPFRLTPYQLTIRDSDTSEAQPCCLLIAEKVHSGYEAPRIPPDKRIFTTSHTPSCLFQEVDERAVPLLGYLPQDLVGTPTLLYIHPEDRPTMVAIHEKIFQFAGQPFEYAPLRMCARSGEYLTIDTSWSSFVNPWSRKVAFIVGRHKVRTSPLNEDVFTAPQGCVSRVTTPDIVQLSERIHRLLVQPVHSGGSQGYSSLGSSGSRGSRRSHQQHLSASATSSSDSNGPAMNKAAAAVALHKPMTFQQICKDVHMVKTNGQQSFIESRNRPLPRKNTSTGTTTSLRAINSDPIRSLIVDMTKPLEALVPPPLVQKEPPTGYSYQQINCLDSIIRYLESCNIPNTVKRKCGSSSCTASSTSDDDKQQEANGNTKDIVMEEAPTTPTLAPPITTPTPPARGLTPPTNTSITPPSPLPPLPPPPPPPPPHSQATQPERDSWRSGSGGTAAGGGGGGRRGLTKEVLSAHTQQEEQAFLHRFKDLSKLRVFDQTASSTVRCHTQAANPLSRGVRCSRDYPAAGGTSGHRRGRGGKRLKHQESSDQHSSLGLNGGRRDPRHGTAPGPLNMPPGPLNMPLGPPTSSSSWPSVCSQASIPAPPFAPGMLPIYPVYPPLTQPLPVPDPSRFPPTQMVPPMMALVLPNYMFPQMGAPISQPGANPGHFYNPNFTYPGATPAVVPTAVSNPMSIPGMGAPSRSSTPQSYSQTPADREGAESPLFQSRCSSPLNLLQLEESPSNRLEVATALAASQQAPPSVQGGAAGGQSSPNQRSSDDNSKENENGETNESNQDAMSTSSDLLDMLLQEDSRSGTGSAASGSGSSGTRSSGSGSGSNGCSSSGTSGTSSSQGSHTSKYFGSIDSLENDHSRKQPAGGSSSTGGDGGEEQFIKCVLQDPIWLLMANTDDKVMMTYQLPVRDMETVLREDREALRNMQKQQPRFTEEQKRELSQVHPWIRTGRLPRAINISGCTGCKSPPSVPPAAPFDVEIHEMELCSVLKSQEESASKAKKNLSETAMDEAQPEDEDEEEEVQEKETKTQDSNQDMTTEEQRVTSESVEEKAAGAQPPESDMTH from the exons ATGAGTTATGACAACTCTAAATCAGTGGCCAGCAGCAACGCTCGGGGGCGAGTGGCAAGGGCCGGCGAGAAAGACAATGACCAGGAAGCTGTGTCCGAAGGGTTAAACTCGCcaaaaagcagcaacagcagcagcaacagcagcagcagcagcagcggcggtcAGCCCAGTGCCAATGTCAGCACTCAGGAGCAAGGAAGCGGAGTCGGAGGAGGCTCCTCTCCCAGCGGAGGGTCGGGATCTGGAGGGATGTCCAGCGACCGAAGGGGACTCAACTCCGACGACATGGACGGCCTCTCCAGCGGGAACGACTCCGGGGAGAGGGAGAGCGAAGGCGGGATGGAGAGGGACAGCGGCTCACGCGGGCGTCAGTCTGTACACAGCTCCCACAGCTCGTCCAATGGCAAGGACTCCGGCATGATGCTGGAAACCACGGAGAGCAACAAGAG CTCCAACTCCCAGAGTCTCTCACCTCCTAGCGGCTCCCTGGCCTACAGCTTGCTGTTGACCAGCTCAGAGCGCGACCCTCCCTCCACATCGGGCTGCAGCAGCGACCAGTCGGCAAGGGTCCAGACCCAGAAAGAGCTAATGAAGGCCATCAAGGAGCTGAAACTCCGCCTGCCATCCGAGCGCAAGTCCAAGGGCCACTCCAGCACTCTAAATGCACTTAAATACGCCCTCCAGTGTGTCAGACAAGTCCGAG CCAACAAGGAGTACTATCACCAGTGGAGTGTGGAGGAGTGCCACGGCTGCAGTCTGGACTTGTCTGCCTTCACAATTGAGGAGCTTGACAACATCACCTCAGAATACACCCTCAAAAACACT gacaCGTTCTCCATGGCCGTGTCATTCTTGTCAGGGAAAGTCGTGTACGTATCACCCCAAGGCTCATCTGTGCTGCGCTGTAAGCCCGAGTGTCTCCAGGGGACCATGTTTTCGGAGCTTTTGGCGCCTCAGGACGTCAGCACTTTCTACAGCGGCACGGCACCCTGCCGTCTGCCGCTCTGGGCGTcctgcatcggttctg CCTCTCCTCCAGTTGACTGCACTCAGGAGAAGTCCATGTTCTGTCGAATCAGCGCAGACCGGACGCAGGGCGGCGAGATGCGCTACTACCCCTTCCGCCTCACACCCTACCAGCTCACTATCAGAGATTCAGACACTTCTGAGGCACAGCCCTGCTGCCTGCTCATCGCTGAGAAGGTCCACTCTGGATACGAGG CTCCTCGGATCCCTCCAGACAAGAGGATCTTCACCACCAGTCACACTCCCAGCTGCCTTTTCCAGGAAGTCGACGAGAG ggcAGTGCCATTGTTGGGCTACCTGCCTCAAGACTTGGTGGGAACCCCCACCCTGCTCTACATCCACCCTGAAGACAGGCCCACCATGGTGGCTATACATGAGAAAA TCTTTCAGTTTGCAGGGCAGCCGTTTGAGTATGCGCCGCTGAGGATGTGTGCCCGCAGTGGGGAATACCTGACCATTGACACCAGCTGGTCTTCCTTTGTCAACCCCTGGAGCCGGAAGGTGGCGTTTATTGTTGGGCGCCACAAAGTCAGAAC GAGCCCACTGAATGAGGACGTGTTCACGGCACCGCAGGGCTGCGTGAGTCGCGTCACCACCCCGGACATCGTGCAGCTGAGCGAGCGGATCCACCGGCTCCTGGTGCAGCCCGTGCACAGCGGCGGCTCTCAGGGCTACAGCTCGCTCGGGTCCAGCGGCTCACGAGGCTCTCGCCGCTCACACCAGCAGCACCTCAGTGCCTCAGCCACCTCCTCCAGCGACAGCAATGGCCCCGCCATGAATAAAGCTGCCGCTGCGGTCGCTTTGCACAAGCCT ATGACGTTCCAGCAGATCTGCAAAGATGTTCACATGGTCAAGACTAACGGGCAACAGTCCTTCATCGAGTCCCGTAACCGGCCACTACCCAGAAAAAACACCAGCACAG GCACAACAACCAGCCTCCGAGCCATCAACAGTGACCCAATCAGAAGTCTGATAGTTGATATGACCAAACCTCTCGAAGCCCTGGTCCCTCCACCGCTTGTACAGAAGGAGCCCCCCACTGGCTACTCATACCAGCAGATCAACTGTCTGGACAGCATCATAAG GTACTTGGAGAGCTGTAACATTCCTAATACGGTTAAAAGGAAATGTGGCTCGTCCTCCTGCACTGCGTCCTCCACATCTGATGATGACAAACAGCAGGAAGCCAATGGAAACACCAAAg ACATCGTCATGGAGGAGGCTCCTACCACTCCTACACTTGCTCCGCCTATCACTACTCCAACTCCTCCCGCCAGAGGCCTGACGCCTCCCACTAACACCTCCATtacccctccttctcctcttcctcctcttcctccccctcctcctcctccgcccccACACTCTCAAGCCACTCAACCGGAGAGGGACAGCTGGAGAAGTGGAAGTGGAGgaacagcagcaggaggaggaggtggaggccggCGGGGTCTGACAAAGGAGGTACTCTCCGCCCACAcccagcaggaggagcaggcgTTCCTCCACCGCTTTAAGGACCTCAGCAAGCTGCGCGTGTTTGATCAGACGGCGTCTTCGACTGTGCGCTGCCACACACAAGCTGCCAACCCTCTGTCACGAG GTGTGCGTTGTTCTCGCGACTACCCAGCTGCAGGAGGCACCTCCGGCCACAGACGTGGTCGTGGGGGTAAGAGGCTCAAGCACCAGGAGTCATCTGACCAGCACAGTTCCCTGGGCCTAAACGGGGGCCGCAGAGACCCCAGACACGGCACAGCTCCCGGACCCCTCAACATGCCTCCAGGGCCCCTCAACATGCCTCTCGGACCCCCCACTAGCTCCTCCTCCTGGCCATCTGTGTGCTCCCAGGCCAGCATTCCCGCTCCCCCTTTCGCTCCCGGTATGCTTCCGATCTACCCCGTCTACCCGCCGCTCACACAGCCCTTACCTGTCCCAGATCCATCACGTTTCCCACCTACCCAGATGGTGCCTCCCATGATGGCCCTCGTTCTGCCCAACTACATGTTCCCCCAGATGGGAGCGCCCATTTCTCAGCCAGGCGCCAACCCCGGACACTTCTACAATCCTAACTTTACTTACCCTGGCGCCACCCCAGCCGTCGTCCCCACTGCTGTTTCCAACCCAATGTCCATTCCAGGCATGGGTGCCCCGTCTCGTAGCAGCACCCCCCAGTCCTACAGTCAGACACCTGCTGACCGCGAGGGGGCAGAGTCCCCCCTCTTCCAGTCCCGATGCTCCTCCCCTCTCAACTTGTTGCAGCTGGAGGAGTCTCCCAGCAACCGGTTAGAGGTCGCCACGGCCCTGGCTGCTTCACAGCAAGCCCCACCTTCTGTGCAGGGTGGTGCAGCCGGGGGACAGAGCTCACCCAATCAGAGGAGCTCTGATGATAACTCCAAGGAGAATGAGAAT GGTGAAACTAATGAGTCCAACCAGGATGCCATGTCCACGTCCAGTGACTTGCTGGATATGTTGCTGCAGGAAGACTCCCGCTCAGGCACTGGCTCCGCTGCTTCTGGATCAGGATCCTCAGGCACGAGGTCCTCGGGTTCTGGTTCCGGCTCCAATGGCTGCAGCTCCTCTGGTACCAGCGGCACCA GCAGCAGCCAGGGCAGCCACACCAGCAAATACTTTGGTAGTATTGACTCGCTGGAGAACGACCATTCCCGCAAacagccagcagggggcagcagcagcaccggGGGAGACGGAGGTGAGGAGCAGTTTATCAAGTGCGTCCTCCAGGACCCCATCTGGCTGCTCATGGCCAACACAGATGACAAGGTCATGATGACATATCAACTGCCTGTCAG AGACATGGAGACGGTGCTGCGTGAGGATCGTGAGGCCCTCAGGAATATGCAGAAACAACAGCCTCGCTtcacagaggagcagaagagGGAGCTCAGCCAGGTGCACCCTTGGATCCGCACAGGACGTCTGCCCCGAGCCATCAACATCTCC GGCTGCACAGGCTGCAAGTCTCCACCCTCCGTGCCTCCCGCCGCCCCGTTCGACGTGGAGATCCACGAGATGGAGCTGTGCAGTGTCCTCAAGTCTCAAGAAGAAAGTGCCAGTAAGGCCAAGAAAAACCTATCCGAGACAGCCATGGACGAAGCCCAGCCGGAGGacgaagatgaggaggaggaggtccaagagaaagaaaccaaaacacaagacagCAACCAAGACATGacaacagaggagcagagagtgACCTCAGAGTCTGTGGAAGAAAAGGCAGCGGGGGCTCAGCCGCCCGAGTCTGACATGACTCACTAA